From a region of the Myxococcus stipitatus genome:
- a CDS encoding tail fiber domain-containing protein — translation MKVRALLATLGLVTLGGAGCSGSDGANGVDGRQGAQGAQGVPGPQGPQGPQGPQGPVGPSWEVGTGLVLQDNVLSIQYGDGATSAVASGDPRLADARIPLPGSDDYIQNGTTPQPGSFALSGTGQTGGRLTTKSDLLVDAAVDTSKPGPLLQVLATSDTPKWTGLPLLTVDAAGGILAQGEQGVGKVPTTTKTMKMMWLPHLGAFRAGGAETQWTEGNIGAFSFAAGTSTTASGKGSAAFGESCVASGINSFAAGNLSIANGTGSAAFGNGCVASGVNAMCMGTANSAAGSSSLAVGTGANATGRNAVAIGSQVSAAGDFSIAMGRLVSTDGFIGSFIWGDGSTVTAPTAATADNQFTVRALGGIRLKTNAAMTVGCEIKPGSGSMDCTSDRDVKEDFHPVDREALLEKVARIPIETWRYKGATGDGRHLGPVAQDFHAAFGLGSSDKSIGMLDINGVNMAAIQALELRTRELAAKTAEVDALKAEMAELRRGLSQLREAMGAKAQRP, via the coding sequence ATGAAGGTCAGGGCACTGCTGGCCACGCTGGGACTCGTCACCCTGGGAGGCGCCGGATGCAGCGGCTCCGATGGCGCGAACGGAGTCGATGGGCGGCAAGGCGCTCAGGGCGCCCAGGGTGTCCCGGGCCCACAGGGTCCGCAGGGCCCACAGGGTCCGCAGGGGCCCGTCGGCCCCTCCTGGGAGGTGGGCACGGGACTGGTCCTCCAGGACAATGTCCTGAGCATCCAGTACGGCGACGGAGCGACCTCCGCGGTCGCGAGCGGAGACCCCCGGCTCGCCGACGCGCGCATCCCGCTGCCCGGCAGCGACGACTACATCCAGAACGGGACGACACCGCAGCCCGGCTCGTTCGCGCTGTCCGGCACGGGGCAGACAGGGGGGCGGCTGACGACGAAGTCCGACCTGCTCGTGGACGCGGCCGTGGACACGAGCAAGCCCGGCCCCCTGCTCCAGGTCCTCGCGACGTCTGACACGCCCAAGTGGACCGGTCTCCCGCTGCTCACGGTGGATGCCGCGGGCGGCATCCTGGCGCAGGGTGAGCAAGGTGTCGGCAAGGTCCCCACGACGACCAAGACGATGAAGATGATGTGGCTGCCGCACCTGGGCGCGTTCCGCGCGGGTGGCGCGGAGACCCAGTGGACCGAGGGCAACATCGGGGCGTTCTCCTTCGCCGCTGGCACCTCGACCACCGCCAGCGGCAAGGGCTCCGCCGCGTTCGGCGAGAGCTGCGTGGCCAGCGGCATCAACTCGTTCGCGGCCGGCAACTTGAGTATCGCCAATGGGACAGGCTCCGCCGCGTTCGGCAATGGCTGCGTGGCCAGTGGCGTCAACGCGATGTGCATGGGCACCGCGAACTCCGCCGCGGGGTCGTCCTCGCTGGCGGTGGGCACCGGGGCCAACGCGACGGGACGCAATGCGGTGGCCATCGGCAGCCAGGTCAGCGCGGCCGGAGACTTCAGCATCGCGATGGGACGGTTGGTCTCCACGGATGGCTTCATCGGCTCCTTCATCTGGGGTGATGGAAGCACGGTCACCGCGCCGACAGCGGCCACCGCGGACAACCAGTTCACCGTGCGCGCCTTGGGAGGAATCCGGCTGAAGACCAACGCCGCGATGACCGTCGGGTGCGAAATCAAGCCCGGCTCGGGCTCGATGGATTGCACCTCCGACCGGGACGTCAAGGAGGACTTCCATCCCGTCGACCGCGAGGCCCTGCTGGAGAAGGTGGCGCGGATTCCCATCGAGACCTGGCGCTACAAGGGGGCGACGGGCGACGGGCGCCACCTGGGTCCCGTCGCGCAGGACTTCCACGCGGCCTTCGGCCTGGGCTCCAGCGACAAGAGCATCGGCATGCTCGACATCAACGGCGTGAACATGGCCGCCATCCAGGCGCTGGAGCTTCGCACGCGCGAGCTGGCGGCGAAGACGGCCGAGGTGGACGCCCTCAAGGCGGAGATGGCCGAGCTGCGCCGCGGCCTGTCGCAGCTGCGCGAGGCCATGGGGGCGAAGGCACAGCGCCCCTGA
- a CDS encoding UdgX family uracil-DNA binding protein (This protein belongs to the uracil DNA glycosylase superfamily, members of which act in excision repair of DNA. However, it belongs more specifically to UdgX branch, whose founding member was found to bind uracil in DNA (where it does not belong), without cleaving it, appears to promote DNA repair by a pathway involving RecA, rather than base excision.), whose protein sequence is MPKHPSVQTTAAPLIPESPTYDKLRDAAAGCRACPLWKTGTQTVFGEPVGRPHRGPRVMLVGEQPGDQEDREGRPFVGPSGRLLDEALDAASIDRSQVYVTNTVKHFKWKGEEGHRRVHAKPSTTEIRACLPWLAAEIRVFRPDILVCLGATAAQALLGKDFRVTKQRGEPVDSDWARIVVATVHPSSILRAPDPEARERQLDAFIDDLRVVARLIHGLGAEEGAHALH, encoded by the coding sequence ATGCCCAAGCATCCCTCCGTCCAGACCACCGCGGCCCCACTCATCCCCGAGTCGCCGACGTACGACAAGCTCAGAGATGCCGCCGCCGGCTGTCGGGCCTGTCCCCTGTGGAAGACGGGCACCCAGACGGTCTTCGGCGAGCCGGTGGGGCGCCCGCACCGGGGGCCTCGGGTGATGTTGGTGGGGGAGCAGCCGGGAGACCAGGAGGACCGCGAGGGCAGGCCCTTCGTGGGGCCGTCCGGCCGGCTGCTTGACGAGGCGCTGGATGCGGCCAGCATCGACCGCTCGCAGGTCTACGTCACGAATACCGTGAAGCACTTCAAGTGGAAGGGCGAGGAGGGGCACCGGCGCGTCCACGCCAAGCCCAGCACGACGGAGATTCGCGCGTGCCTGCCGTGGCTGGCGGCGGAGATTCGCGTCTTCCGCCCGGACATCCTCGTGTGCCTGGGGGCCACGGCGGCGCAGGCCCTTTTGGGCAAGGACTTCCGGGTGACGAAGCAGCGCGGCGAGCCCGTGGACTCCGACTGGGCGCGCATCGTGGTGGCCACCGTGCACCCGTCCTCCATCCTCCGCGCGCCGGACCCGGAGGCCCGTGAGCGTCAGCTCGACGCGTTCATCGACGACCTGCGCGTGGTGGCCCGGCTCATCCACGGTCTGGGCGCGGAAGAAGGGGCCCACGCCCTGCATTGA
- a CDS encoding FecR domain-containing protein — translation MAHLEAGALWALAANELPAEERARLESHLAGCAACVAELERVKAHRALLQEARAATPQVRWDDVGSRLRSAAAAHLERRAPRARWPWAVALAGACAALLVLWLARGQSRPVDERSASEAIARTHPASGSTDDGAGTVRAESTAGAMVKKGAGGEQPLRTGMRLRSGVAVRTPARASAVLRLPDASRVRLSADSEVELSRAETKDVHLTVHQGRLSVRASHAERRAFLVEVAGLRVSVVGTVFTVERTAHGASVAVSEGRVRVEVAGHPARLVGAGERMELHEGAEGNVLEQEALSAPDREAVVALDAPVVVDDSSAQVTEDEAAADVHLAEASSPGSAGSMASPNDVPVDGRDSVASPPAGTVGLGTSPTVGLAEGTGTHEKTASAPPSVGAGTRGKATVAAPSVATTGRREKRAVTSPSLGADTREAPPGAPPSVGDGTHGQHAVAKSPGDASGGRSTQPEPSAPATAESTQATPPTVLAHGPKAETTTAKPPEPLVAPSTSGHAPALSSVPPSTAPVVTEAMPRPESTPPSSPPRSIFALNTGTSRTPQRMSPADPSQEFEPYPAPSVTERLSQSARTPPLPETVAEGPPPKKKRAPLIPVELLSKDADERFLGYVRLQLGPRTCEGFLSGLEEIAAKSPRADHREQARYLKARCFEERLQATDAKMEYRQYLNDFPRGRYAREASTALLP, via the coding sequence ATGGCGCACCTTGAGGCCGGGGCCCTGTGGGCGCTCGCCGCGAACGAGCTGCCCGCCGAGGAGCGCGCGCGGCTGGAGTCGCATCTGGCGGGGTGCGCCGCGTGTGTCGCGGAGCTGGAGCGCGTGAAGGCCCACCGGGCCCTGCTCCAGGAGGCTCGCGCGGCGACGCCCCAGGTCCGCTGGGACGATGTCGGCTCGCGGCTCCGGAGCGCGGCCGCCGCGCACCTGGAGCGACGCGCGCCGAGGGCTCGGTGGCCCTGGGCCGTGGCGCTCGCGGGGGCCTGCGCGGCCCTGCTCGTGCTGTGGCTGGCACGGGGACAGAGCCGACCGGTGGACGAGCGCTCGGCCTCCGAGGCGATCGCCCGGACGCACCCCGCTTCGGGGTCGACGGATGACGGGGCCGGGACGGTTCGCGCGGAGAGCACGGCGGGGGCGATGGTGAAGAAAGGGGCGGGAGGCGAACAGCCGCTCCGGACCGGCATGCGGCTGCGTTCGGGCGTGGCGGTGAGGACCCCCGCGAGGGCCTCCGCGGTGCTGCGGCTTCCGGACGCGAGCCGGGTGCGGCTGTCGGCGGACTCGGAGGTGGAGCTGTCGCGCGCCGAGACGAAGGACGTGCACCTCACCGTGCATCAGGGACGGTTGTCGGTGCGGGCCTCGCATGCGGAGCGCCGCGCGTTCCTGGTGGAGGTGGCGGGGCTGCGCGTCTCCGTGGTGGGGACGGTGTTCACCGTGGAGCGCACGGCGCACGGCGCCTCCGTCGCCGTGTCCGAGGGTCGCGTCCGCGTGGAGGTGGCGGGGCACCCCGCGCGCCTCGTCGGCGCGGGCGAGCGGATGGAGCTGCACGAGGGCGCGGAGGGAAATGTCCTGGAGCAGGAGGCGCTGTCCGCCCCCGACCGTGAGGCTGTCGTCGCGCTGGATGCTCCCGTGGTGGTCGATGACTCGAGCGCACAGGTGACGGAAGACGAAGCCGCCGCGGACGTGCACCTCGCCGAAGCGTCGAGTCCCGGATCCGCTGGGTCGATGGCTTCACCGAACGACGTCCCCGTCGACGGCCGGGACTCCGTGGCGAGTCCACCGGCGGGAACCGTGGGGCTCGGCACGTCGCCCACCGTCGGCCTGGCCGAGGGCACCGGAACACACGAGAAGACGGCTAGCGCACCTCCGTCCGTCGGTGCTGGCACGCGCGGGAAAGCCACCGTGGCCGCCCCGTCCGTTGCCACCACAGGTAGGAGGGAGAAGCGCGCTGTCACGTCCCCATCCCTCGGGGCCGACACACGTGAGGCGCCCCCTGGCGCCCCTCCATCCGTGGGTGATGGCACGCACGGGCAGCACGCCGTCGCGAAGTCGCCGGGAGATGCATCCGGAGGACGAAGCACTCAGCCCGAGCCCTCGGCGCCAGCGACGGCGGAGTCCACGCAAGCGACCCCACCCACGGTCCTGGCGCACGGCCCCAAGGCCGAGACGACGACCGCGAAGCCACCAGAGCCCCTCGTGGCGCCATCCACATCCGGGCACGCGCCGGCGCTGTCGAGCGTCCCCCCGAGCACGGCCCCGGTCGTCACCGAGGCCATGCCCCGGCCCGAATCGACGCCGCCCTCCTCCCCGCCTCGCTCCATCTTCGCGCTGAACACGGGCACGTCGCGGACTCCTCAGCGAATGAGCCCAGCGGACCCTTCACAGGAGTTCGAGCCCTACCCCGCGCCCTCCGTCACGGAGCGACTCTCGCAGTCCGCGCGCACGCCCCCGCTCCCGGAGACGGTGGCGGAGGGCCCACCGCCCAAGAAGAAGCGAGCTCCGCTCATTCCCGTGGAGCTGCTGTCGAAGGACGCCGACGAGCGGTTCCTCGGGTACGTGCGCCTCCAGCTCGGACCTCGGACCTGTGAGGGCTTCCTGTCGGGTCTGGAGGAGATCGCCGCCAAGAGCCCTCGCGCGGACCACCGCGAGCAGGCCCGCTACCTGAAGGCGCGCTGCTTCGAGGAGCGGCTCCAGGCGACCGACGCGAAGATGGAATATCGCCAGTACCTGAACGACTTCCCACGCGGACGCTATGCGCGGGAGGCGAGCACCGCGCTGCTGCCCTGA
- a CDS encoding cystathionine gamma-synthase translates to MRFDTLAIHAGQEPDPTTGAIMTPVYLTSTYVQDGPGEHKGYEYSRTQNPTRKALQDCLAALEGAKYGAAFASGLAGTDMLMHMLEHGDHVVVSDDVYGGTFRIFDKVFKRSGLSYSFVDLSQPGAFEAAITPKTKMVWVETPTNPMLKLIDLARIAEVAKKHHILSVADNTFMTPYFQRPLDLGFDVVAHSTTKYLNGHSDVVGGFVCTSRDDVAERMYFLQNAVGGVSGAFDSFLVLRGVKTLHVRMDRHAQNAMKVAQFLATHPKVKKVTYPGLETHPQHQLARQQMKGFGGMLTFDIHGGLEAARTFLKTVKVFACAESLGGVESLIEHPAIMTHASVPRETREKLGIADGFIRLSVGIEDAQDLIDDLAQALEVVKK, encoded by the coding sequence ATGCGCTTCGACACCCTCGCCATCCACGCCGGCCAGGAGCCGGACCCCACGACGGGCGCCATCATGACCCCCGTCTACCTGACCTCCACCTACGTCCAGGACGGGCCCGGGGAGCACAAGGGCTACGAGTACAGCCGGACGCAGAACCCCACCCGCAAGGCGCTCCAGGACTGCCTGGCCGCCCTCGAGGGCGCGAAGTACGGCGCCGCCTTCGCGTCGGGCCTCGCGGGCACGGACATGCTGATGCACATGCTGGAGCACGGCGACCACGTCGTCGTCTCCGACGACGTGTACGGCGGCACCTTCCGCATCTTCGACAAGGTCTTCAAGCGCAGCGGCCTGAGCTACTCCTTCGTCGACCTGTCCCAGCCGGGGGCCTTCGAGGCGGCCATCACCCCGAAGACGAAGATGGTCTGGGTGGAGACGCCCACCAACCCGATGCTCAAGCTCATCGACCTGGCGCGCATCGCCGAGGTCGCCAAGAAGCACCACATCCTGTCCGTCGCGGACAACACCTTCATGACGCCGTACTTCCAGCGCCCGCTGGACCTCGGCTTCGACGTGGTGGCGCACTCCACCACCAAGTACCTCAACGGCCACAGCGACGTGGTGGGCGGCTTCGTCTGCACCAGCCGCGATGACGTCGCCGAGCGCATGTACTTCCTCCAGAACGCGGTGGGCGGCGTGTCCGGCGCGTTCGACAGCTTCCTCGTGCTGCGTGGCGTGAAGACGCTGCACGTGCGCATGGACCGCCACGCGCAGAACGCGATGAAGGTGGCCCAGTTCCTCGCCACGCACCCGAAGGTGAAGAAGGTCACCTACCCGGGCCTGGAGACCCACCCGCAGCACCAGCTCGCGCGCCAGCAGATGAAGGGCTTCGGCGGCATGCTGACCTTCGACATCCACGGCGGACTGGAGGCGGCGCGCACCTTCCTCAAGACGGTGAAGGTGTTCGCCTGCGCCGAGTCGCTCGGCGGCGTCGAGTCCCTCATCGAGCACCCGGCCATCATGACCCACGCCTCCGTCCCCAGGGAGACGCGCGAGAAGCTGGGCATCGCGGACGGCTTCATCCGCCTGTCGGTGGGCATCGAGGACGCGCAGGACCTCATCGACGACCTCGCCCAGGCGCTCGAGGTCGTGAAGAAGTAG
- a CDS encoding Dickkopf N-terminal cysteine-rich domain-containing protein, whose translation MTSPARGLVWPLLVLCAFASACVIRENDDDWLDDEDDACFCSTSADCGAGQYCRGGLCRELPSDARSCSRNSECAPNEHCINSVCNQPCIRDSECGGGRTCEDYYCVPRSRTDAGTPRPDAGTDGGTRPDGGTRPDGGTDGGTRPDAGSDGGIPMSCRVNVDCGAGNYCINNQCFQGCATDAHCPSTDACVFGVCRPRPPDPNACEGATDCAAGRDCVDGQCRAPCDSTTQCPEDATCQIGYCMPIPHGGQCRANCECPSGQVCTNGQCRSTEPDPTQRCVATCDCPSGQTCTDGFCKAPPPSPDAGTGGGKACSLNCDCPSGQVCASGYCKAPPPPEDAGTTPAMCRVNCECPAGQQCTAGACKPVNQGSGKACVANCECPAGEHCQDNVCWL comes from the coding sequence ATGACCTCCCCCGCACGCGGCCTGGTGTGGCCGCTCCTGGTGCTTTGCGCCTTTGCCTCGGCCTGTGTCATCCGCGAGAACGACGACGACTGGCTGGACGACGAGGACGACGCGTGCTTCTGCTCGACGAGCGCCGACTGTGGCGCGGGGCAGTACTGCCGGGGCGGACTGTGTCGCGAGCTGCCCTCGGATGCGCGCAGTTGTTCCAGGAACAGCGAATGCGCCCCCAACGAGCACTGCATCAACTCCGTGTGCAACCAGCCCTGCATCCGGGACAGTGAATGCGGTGGCGGCCGCACGTGCGAGGACTACTACTGTGTGCCGCGCTCCCGGACGGACGCGGGGACGCCTCGTCCGGACGCGGGGACGGACGGTGGCACGCGCCCGGATGGAGGCACGCGCCCGGATGGTGGGACCGATGGAGGCACGCGCCCGGATGCCGGCTCCGATGGCGGCATCCCGATGTCGTGCCGCGTGAACGTGGACTGCGGCGCTGGCAACTACTGCATCAACAACCAGTGCTTCCAGGGCTGCGCCACGGACGCGCACTGCCCCAGCACCGACGCGTGCGTGTTCGGCGTGTGCCGCCCGCGGCCCCCGGACCCGAACGCCTGCGAGGGCGCCACGGACTGCGCGGCGGGCAGGGACTGCGTGGACGGTCAGTGCCGCGCGCCCTGTGACTCCACCACCCAGTGCCCGGAGGACGCCACCTGCCAGATTGGCTACTGCATGCCCATCCCCCATGGCGGCCAGTGCCGGGCCAACTGCGAGTGCCCGTCGGGCCAGGTGTGCACCAACGGCCAGTGCCGCTCCACGGAGCCGGACCCCACCCAGCGGTGCGTCGCCACCTGCGACTGCCCCTCCGGCCAGACGTGCACCGACGGCTTCTGCAAGGCGCCACCGCCGTCGCCGGACGCCGGCACGGGCGGGGGCAAGGCGTGCAGCCTCAACTGCGACTGCCCCTCCGGTCAGGTGTGCGCCAGCGGGTACTGCAAGGCGCCGCCTCCGCCGGAGGACGCCGGGACGACGCCCGCGATGTGCCGCGTCAACTGCGAGTGCCCCGCGGGGCAGCAGTGCACGGCGGGCGCGTGCAAGCCCGTCAACCAGGGCAGCGGCAAGGCCTGCGTGGCCAACTGCGAGTGCCCCGCGGGTGAGCACTGCCAGGACAACGTCTGCTGGCTGTAG
- a CDS encoding crotonase/enoyl-CoA hydratase family protein yields MSVRVEKSGPVTTVILQRPEVRNAVDGPTARALADAFRAFDAAPDARVGVLSGDGGTFCAGADLKAVSEGRMPRLELDGDGPMGPSRMVLGKPVIAAIGGHAVAGGLELALWCDLRVAEEDAVLGVFCRRWGVPLIDGGTVRLPRLIGLSRAMDLILTGRPVSAQEALAMGLVNRVVPRGQARAAAEALAREVAAFPQACMNADRASAYAQAGLSQGEALRQEFVGGVKVLESESIAGATRFAKGAGRHGSFE; encoded by the coding sequence ATGAGCGTGCGCGTCGAGAAGAGCGGCCCCGTCACCACCGTCATCCTCCAGCGACCGGAGGTCCGTAACGCGGTGGACGGTCCCACCGCCCGGGCCCTGGCGGACGCCTTCCGCGCCTTCGACGCGGCCCCGGACGCGCGCGTGGGCGTGCTGTCCGGCGACGGCGGCACCTTCTGCGCGGGCGCGGACCTGAAGGCCGTGTCCGAGGGCCGCATGCCCCGGCTCGAGCTCGACGGGGACGGGCCCATGGGGCCGTCGCGCATGGTGCTGGGCAAGCCCGTCATCGCCGCCATCGGTGGCCACGCGGTGGCGGGCGGGCTGGAGCTGGCGCTGTGGTGTGATTTGCGCGTGGCGGAGGAGGACGCGGTGCTGGGCGTCTTCTGCCGGCGCTGGGGCGTGCCCCTCATCGACGGCGGGACGGTGCGCCTGCCGCGGCTCATCGGCCTGTCGCGCGCCATGGACCTCATCCTCACCGGCCGGCCGGTGTCCGCCCAGGAGGCCCTGGCCATGGGACTGGTGAACCGGGTGGTGCCCCGGGGCCAGGCGCGCGCGGCCGCCGAGGCGCTCGCCCGGGAGGTGGCCGCCTTCCCCCAGGCCTGCATGAACGCGGACCGGGCCTCCGCCTACGCCCAGGCCGGCTTGTCCCAGGGGGAAGCGCTGCGTCAGGAGTTCGTGGGCGGCGTCAAGGTCCTGGAGTCGGAGTCCATCGCCGGGGCCACCCGCTTCGCGAAGGGGGCGGGACGCCACGGCTCGTTCGAATAG
- a CDS encoding RNA polymerase sigma factor — translation MIFREAQPLVSAASPEERTGPGSPPPPPADEVRLHLLVRRVQEGDATAFNQLYELTRVDAARTLRHLVGNRVDVEDLLQETYLRLLTAVKNYRGESRFRTFFYRVCANVALSHLRWKRRRPEDPFAVPPEQESHAEDPERAAERRQAARLVEAALEKLKPKKRIVFVYYELCGMGPDEIAEAVGSSPNTVRSRLHHARLEFNVAMQRLLTHRRPGGPHGAP, via the coding sequence GTGATTTTCCGTGAAGCCCAGCCCCTGGTGTCGGCGGCCTCGCCCGAGGAGCGCACCGGCCCGGGCTCACCCCCGCCGCCCCCCGCGGACGAGGTCCGGTTGCACCTCTTGGTGCGTCGGGTCCAGGAAGGCGATGCGACCGCCTTCAACCAACTCTACGAGCTGACCCGGGTGGACGCCGCGCGCACCCTGCGCCACCTGGTGGGCAACCGCGTGGACGTGGAGGACCTGCTCCAGGAGACGTATCTGCGGCTGTTGACGGCGGTGAAGAACTACCGGGGCGAGTCGCGGTTCCGGACGTTCTTCTACCGGGTCTGCGCCAACGTGGCGCTGTCGCACCTGCGCTGGAAGCGGCGGCGGCCGGAGGACCCTTTCGCGGTGCCACCGGAGCAGGAGTCGCACGCGGAGGACCCGGAGCGCGCCGCGGAGCGACGCCAGGCCGCGCGCCTGGTGGAGGCGGCGCTGGAGAAGCTCAAGCCCAAGAAGCGCATCGTCTTCGTGTACTACGAATTGTGTGGCATGGGCCCGGACGAGATCGCCGAGGCCGTGGGAAGCTCGCCCAACACCGTCCGCAGCCGCCTGCACCACGCGCGGCTGGAGTTCAACGTCGCGATGCAGCGCCTGCTCACCCACCGCCGGCCCGGAGGCCCCCATGGCGCACCTTGA
- a CDS encoding isocitrate lyase/PEP mutase family protein, whose translation MSAPHATRAQTFRQLHASGLLLLANTWDAGTARVVESLGAPALATTSAGVAWAQGYPDGDALPVKVLLDVIASINRVAKAPLTADIEGGYSNDPEAVGEVVAGVLRAGAVGINLEDGTGPVELLAAKIQAARSASKRLGLDVFVNARTDVYLQGLVPEPRRLEETLARAERYRAAGADGLFVPGLVAANDIRTLAASVGLPLNLMADPRLPPLADLQALGVRRLSAGATLAKAIFGRVASLASDFLKDGSAAPLVTGAMAYPTLNALMLPTSDAALS comes from the coding sequence ATGTCCGCCCCTCACGCCACGCGTGCCCAGACCTTCCGCCAACTCCACGCCAGCGGGCTCCTGCTCCTGGCCAACACCTGGGACGCGGGGACCGCCCGCGTCGTGGAGAGCCTGGGCGCCCCGGCGCTCGCCACCACCAGCGCGGGTGTGGCGTGGGCCCAGGGCTATCCGGATGGCGACGCGCTGCCCGTGAAGGTCCTCCTGGACGTCATCGCCTCCATCAACCGCGTGGCCAAGGCCCCGCTCACCGCGGACATCGAAGGGGGCTACTCGAACGACCCGGAGGCCGTGGGCGAGGTGGTGGCCGGTGTCCTGCGCGCGGGCGCCGTGGGCATCAACCTGGAGGACGGCACCGGGCCGGTGGAGCTGCTGGCCGCGAAGATTCAAGCCGCCCGGAGCGCCTCCAAGCGCCTGGGGCTCGACGTCTTCGTGAACGCGCGCACGGACGTGTATCTCCAGGGGCTCGTCCCCGAGCCCCGTCGGCTCGAGGAGACCCTGGCGCGAGCGGAGCGCTACCGCGCGGCCGGCGCGGACGGCCTGTTCGTCCCCGGGCTCGTGGCGGCGAACGACATCCGGACCCTCGCCGCGTCCGTGGGGCTGCCGCTGAACCTCATGGCGGACCCGAGGCTTCCTCCGCTCGCGGACCTCCAGGCCCTGGGCGTCCGCCGACTGAGCGCGGGAGCCACGCTCGCCAAGGCCATCTTCGGGCGCGTCGCCTCGCTGGCCTCCGACTTCTTGAAGGACGGCAGCGCGGCGCCGCTCGTCACCGGCGCGATGGCCTACCCCACCCTCAACGCGCTGATGCTCCCCACTTCAGACGCCGCGCTCTCCTGA
- a CDS encoding class I SAM-dependent methyltransferase, giving the protein MSGAAVVWTEGCLGMADPQGMHGGGGDEAEGGAVGMFANRLRKGAKHFRKWARAQGLTAFRVYDRDIPEYPFAVDLYGDRAHVTEYPRRRAIKSGAAEAQREEVLAAVTQVLGIPAEHIFVKTHTPQPWGKAQYGRVGEGSGRLVVEEQGLKFWVNLGDYLDTGLFMDHRLTRARVREEAQGKRFLNLFAYTGAFTVYAAAGGARSTVTVDLSNTYLDWAEDNLDLNGLADARHELVRADAKAWVEAQAEGPERFDLIVCDPPSFSTSKKMTGSFNVQRDHVRLLDALRTLLTPGGVLYFSNNFLGFQLDARATRGWKSVEELTPRSLPEDFQRKDIHRCWRMVAP; this is encoded by the coding sequence ATGAGTGGGGCCGCGGTGGTCTGGACGGAGGGATGCTTGGGCATGGCTGACCCACAAGGTATGCACGGCGGTGGTGGCGACGAGGCGGAGGGAGGAGCGGTCGGCATGTTCGCCAACCGTCTGCGCAAGGGAGCGAAGCACTTCCGCAAGTGGGCCCGCGCCCAGGGGCTGACGGCCTTCCGCGTCTACGACCGGGACATCCCCGAGTACCCCTTCGCGGTGGACCTCTACGGCGACCGCGCCCACGTCACCGAGTACCCGCGCCGCCGCGCCATCAAGTCCGGCGCCGCCGAGGCCCAGCGCGAGGAGGTGCTCGCGGCGGTGACGCAGGTGCTGGGCATCCCCGCCGAACACATCTTCGTGAAGACGCACACGCCCCAGCCATGGGGCAAGGCCCAGTACGGCCGCGTGGGCGAGGGCAGCGGGCGGCTCGTGGTGGAGGAGCAGGGCCTGAAGTTCTGGGTCAACCTGGGCGACTACCTGGACACCGGCCTGTTCATGGACCACCGCCTCACCCGCGCGCGCGTGCGAGAGGAGGCCCAGGGCAAGCGCTTCCTCAACCTCTTCGCGTACACGGGGGCTTTCACCGTCTACGCCGCGGCGGGTGGCGCGCGGAGCACGGTGACGGTGGACCTGTCCAACACGTACCTGGACTGGGCCGAGGACAACCTCGACCTGAACGGCCTGGCGGACGCGCGCCACGAGCTCGTCCGCGCGGACGCCAAGGCGTGGGTCGAGGCGCAGGCGGAGGGCCCCGAGCGCTTTGACCTCATCGTCTGCGACCCGCCCTCCTTCTCCACGTCGAAGAAGATGACCGGGTCCTTCAACGTGCAGCGCGACCACGTGCGCCTGCTGGATGCCCTCCGGACGCTGCTGACGCCCGGGGGCGTGCTCTACTTCTCCAACAACTTCCTCGGCTTCCAGCTCGACGCCCGCGCCACGCGCGGCTGGAAGTCCGTGGAGGAGCTCACGCCGCGCTCCCTCCCCGAGGACTTCCAGCGCAAGGACATCCACCGCTGCTGGCGCATGGTGGCGCCCTGA
- a CDS encoding MaoC family dehydratase codes for MRYFDDFQPGESSEAGPYVVSREEIIAFAKQFDPQPFHLSDEGGREGIFGGLVASGWHTASICHKLAVEHLLSKTASLGSPGLDELRWLKPVRPGDALTARFEVLSTTPSKSKPDRGAIKFRFEVRNQKGEVVMSEVANALFARKPQDGTAS; via the coding sequence ATGCGCTATTTCGATGACTTCCAACCGGGTGAATCGAGCGAGGCCGGGCCGTATGTGGTGAGTCGCGAGGAGATCATTGCCTTCGCGAAGCAGTTCGACCCGCAGCCCTTCCATCTGAGCGACGAGGGAGGGCGTGAAGGCATCTTCGGGGGGCTCGTCGCCAGCGGTTGGCACACCGCCTCCATCTGCCACAAGCTGGCGGTGGAGCACCTCTTGAGCAAGACGGCGAGCCTGGGCTCGCCGGGCTTGGACGAGCTGCGCTGGCTCAAGCCGGTGCGTCCGGGCGACGCGCTCACCGCGCGCTTCGAGGTGCTCTCCACCACGCCGTCCAAGAGCAAGCCGGACCGGGGCGCCATCAAGTTCCGCTTCGAGGTGCGCAACCAGAAGGGCGAGGTCGTGATGTCGGAGGTGGCCAACGCCCTGTTCGCTCGCAAGCCCCAGGACGGGACCGCGAGCTGA